The Deinococcus koreensis genome window below encodes:
- a CDS encoding branched-chain amino acid ABC transporter permease translates to MNTQLLLIQVFNGLVNGAFYALLSLGLAVIFGMLRIVNFAHGALYMLGAFVAFALGQAFGLGFWPSLILAPLIVGLIGVVLERTLLSRLYGLEPSYNLLLTFGLTLLTQDLVKQVMLSQYAVSSAPYTPPEALSGVVNLGFVVFPKYRLFVIALSVVICLITWFVIEKTRVGAIIRASTENPGVTRAFGIDVGKWVTGVFGVGVGLAGLAGVLAAPIYSVEPYMGSELIITTFAVVVIGGMGSILGSVVTGFAVGVLAAVGSALYPPIANTLVFILMALVLLVRPSGLFGLPEGAR, encoded by the coding sequence ATGAACACTCAACTCCTGCTGATTCAAGTCTTCAACGGTCTGGTGAACGGCGCGTTCTATGCGCTGCTCTCGCTGGGGCTGGCGGTCATCTTCGGCATGCTGCGGATCGTGAACTTCGCGCACGGGGCGCTGTACATGCTGGGCGCCTTCGTGGCCTTCGCCCTGGGGCAGGCCTTCGGGCTGGGCTTCTGGCCGTCCCTGATCCTGGCGCCGCTGATCGTGGGGCTGATCGGCGTGGTGCTGGAGCGCACGCTGCTCTCGCGGCTGTACGGGCTGGAGCCCTCCTACAACCTGCTGCTCACCTTCGGCCTGACGCTGCTCACACAAGACCTCGTGAAACAGGTCATGCTCTCGCAGTACGCGGTGTCCAGCGCGCCCTACACGCCCCCGGAGGCGTTGTCCGGGGTGGTCAACCTGGGCTTCGTGGTCTTTCCCAAGTACCGGCTGTTCGTGATCGCCCTGAGTGTGGTCATCTGCCTGATCACCTGGTTCGTGATCGAGAAGACCCGCGTGGGCGCCATCATCCGCGCCAGCACCGAGAATCCCGGCGTGACCCGCGCCTTCGGCATCGACGTGGGCAAGTGGGTCACCGGGGTCTTCGGCGTGGGCGTGGGGCTGGCGGGGCTGGCGGGCGTGCTGGCCGCGCCCATCTACTCGGTCGAGCCGTACATGGGCTCCGAACTCATCATCACGACCTTCGCGGTGGTGGTGATCGGCGGCATGGGCAGCATCCTGGGCAGCGTCGTCACGGGCTTCGCGGTGGGCGTGCTGGCGGCGGTCGGCTCGGCGCTCTACCCGCCCATCGCCAACACGCTGGTCTTCATCCTGATGGCCCTGGTGCTGCTGGTACGGCCCAGCGGTCTGTTTGGGCTGCCCGAGGGGGCACGATGA
- a CDS encoding ABC transporter substrate-binding protein, whose amino-acid sequence MNKTKLTALLATAALGTLGAAQAQTLSDGAIRVGVLTDLSGVYSELAGQGSVKAAQMAAEDFMKANKAYAGKVTVTGVDHQNKADVAGNKAAEMIDRQGVDMLVDMPTSSAALAATEVARQKKVIAMVVTGATTALTNEKCNRYTFHYAYDNFMLANGTGTAVTKRGGNSWYIIYPNYAFGQDLNRQMMAAVQENGGKMVTNSDATPFPNTDFSSYLLKAQSLKPKIFGTMQAGNDLVNVVKQYNEFGLKKQGIGLGIGLLFETDVAALGQDAFAGAIATVPWFWNYDARSRQWAMKFEKAFGKKPTWAQAGVYSSTMTYLQAVARAKTDTSDAVVKALEGHSFDDFFARNATIRAQDHRVLLNVHTVMVKSKAESKEAGDIYTRLATIPAAKAFMPLSESKCKM is encoded by the coding sequence ATGAACAAGACCAAGCTGACCGCCCTGCTCGCCACCGCTGCCCTGGGCACCCTGGGCGCCGCGCAGGCCCAGACCCTCTCCGACGGCGCCATCAGGGTCGGCGTGCTGACCGACCTCTCGGGCGTGTACTCCGAGCTGGCCGGCCAGGGCTCCGTGAAGGCCGCGCAGATGGCCGCCGAGGATTTCATGAAGGCCAACAAGGCCTACGCCGGCAAGGTCACGGTGACCGGCGTGGATCACCAGAACAAGGCCGACGTGGCCGGTAACAAGGCCGCCGAGATGATCGACCGCCAGGGCGTGGACATGCTGGTGGACATGCCGACCAGCAGCGCCGCGCTGGCCGCCACCGAGGTCGCCCGCCAGAAGAAGGTCATCGCCATGGTCGTGACCGGCGCCACCACCGCCCTGACCAACGAGAAGTGCAACAGGTACACCTTCCACTACGCCTACGACAACTTCATGCTCGCCAACGGCACCGGCACGGCCGTGACCAAGCGCGGCGGCAACTCGTGGTACATCATCTACCCCAACTACGCCTTCGGCCAGGATCTGAACCGGCAGATGATGGCGGCGGTGCAGGAAAACGGCGGCAAGATGGTCACGAACAGCGACGCCACGCCCTTCCCGAACACCGATTTCTCCTCGTACCTGCTCAAGGCCCAGAGCCTGAAACCCAAGATCTTCGGCACCATGCAGGCCGGCAACGACCTCGTGAACGTGGTCAAGCAGTACAACGAGTTCGGCCTGAAGAAGCAGGGCATCGGCCTGGGCATCGGCCTGCTGTTCGAGACCGACGTGGCCGCGCTGGGCCAGGACGCCTTCGCGGGCGCCATCGCCACCGTGCCGTGGTTCTGGAACTACGACGCAAGGTCGCGCCAGTGGGCCATGAAGTTCGAGAAGGCCTTCGGCAAGAAGCCCACCTGGGCGCAGGCCGGCGTCTACTCCTCGACCATGACCTACCTGCAGGCCGTGGCCCGCGCCAAGACCGACACCTCCGACGCGGTGGTGAAAGCCCTGGAAGGCCACTCCTTCGACGACTTCTTCGCCCGCAACGCCACCATCCGGGCGCAGGATCACCGCGTGCTGCTGAACGTGCACACCGTGATGGTGAAGTCCAAGGCCGAGTCGAAGGAGGCCGGCGACATCTACACCCGCCTGGCGACCATTCCGGCCGCCAAGGCCTTCATGCCGCTGTCCGAGAGCAAGTGCAAGATGTGA
- a CDS encoding ABC transporter ATP-binding protein, which yields MTAASVSPTPGTVPPGTPLLQVRDLNAYYGQSHVLHGVNLHVNPGEVVSLIGRNGAGKTTTLKSIMGVLRSRTGQITFGGQDIARLPSHKVAARGLAWVPEERAILGTLSVKENLELPPARSGGWTTERAYEAFPVLRERGHHPGSKLSGGEQQMLAIVRVLRSGPKLLLLDEPSEGLAPVIVQAIGRIIAELQREGLSVLLVEQNLKFATRLADRHYVFVDGEVVDEVRREDVPARQADLLRYLSV from the coding sequence ATGACCGCCGCGTCCGTCTCGCCCACCCCCGGAACGGTTCCCCCCGGCACGCCGCTGCTGCAGGTGCGCGACCTGAACGCCTACTACGGGCAGAGCCACGTCCTGCACGGCGTGAACCTGCACGTTAACCCCGGCGAGGTCGTCAGCCTGATCGGGCGCAACGGGGCGGGCAAGACCACCACCCTCAAATCCATCATGGGCGTGCTGCGCAGCCGCACCGGGCAGATCACCTTCGGCGGCCAGGACATCGCGCGGCTGCCCAGCCACAAAGTCGCCGCGCGGGGCCTGGCCTGGGTGCCCGAGGAGCGCGCGATCCTGGGCACCCTGAGCGTGAAGGAGAACCTGGAGCTGCCGCCCGCCCGCAGTGGTGGCTGGACGACCGAACGCGCCTACGAGGCCTTCCCGGTGCTGCGCGAGCGGGGGCACCACCCCGGCTCCAAGCTCTCGGGCGGCGAACAGCAGATGCTGGCCATCGTGCGGGTGCTGAGAAGCGGCCCCAAGCTGCTGCTGCTCGACGAGCCCTCCGAGGGCCTGGCGCCCGTGATCGTGCAGGCCATCGGGCGGATCATCGCGGAGCTGCAGCGCGAGGGCCTGAGCGTGCTGCTGGTCGAACAGAACCTGAAATTCGCCACCCGCCTCGCCGACCGCCATTACGTGTTCGTGGACGGCGAGGTGGTGGACGAGGTGCGCCGCGAGGACGTGCCCGCCCGTCAGGCCGACCTGCTGCGTTACCTGAGCGTCTGA
- a CDS encoding ABC transporter ATP-binding protein, whose protein sequence is MTSPSSSAHGAAVPPAALDTILEARHLVKEFRGFRATNDVTLGIREGEIHAIIGPNGAGKTTLFNLLSGFLKPTSGEVRLSGERIDTLPPHQIVRRGLSRSFQISSVFPTMTVRENVLVALQSPTPLPHQFWTPLSRLDSLNDQADRILTDVGLADAPTRLAADLSHGEKRQLEIGISLTQNPKVLLLDEPTSGMGSEGVARVIDLVRQVARGRTVVLVEHNMSVVAELANRITVLQYGSVLASGVYDDVRRDPRVIEAYLGDEAHA, encoded by the coding sequence ATGACAAGCCCATCTTCGAGCGCTCATGGCGCCGCCGTTCCCCCGGCCGCGCTGGACACCATCCTGGAAGCCCGCCACCTCGTCAAGGAGTTCCGGGGCTTCCGGGCCACCAATGACGTGACGTTGGGCATCCGCGAGGGCGAGATCCACGCCATTATCGGCCCCAACGGGGCGGGCAAGACGACCCTCTTCAACCTGCTCTCGGGCTTCCTGAAACCGACCTCGGGCGAGGTCAGGCTCTCGGGCGAGCGCATCGACACGCTGCCCCCGCACCAGATCGTGCGCCGGGGCCTGTCGCGCTCGTTTCAGATCAGCTCGGTCTTTCCGACCATGACGGTGCGGGAGAACGTGCTGGTCGCGCTGCAGTCGCCCACCCCGCTGCCGCACCAGTTCTGGACGCCGCTGTCACGCCTGGACTCGCTGAATGATCAGGCCGACCGCATCCTGACCGACGTGGGGCTGGCGGACGCCCCCACCCGGCTGGCGGCCGACCTCAGCCACGGCGAGAAACGCCAGCTGGAGATCGGCATCTCGCTGACCCAGAACCCGAAAGTCCTGCTGCTGGACGAACCGACGTCCGGCATGGGTTCGGAAGGGGTCGCGCGGGTGATCGACCTCGTGCGGCAGGTGGCGCGGGGGCGCACGGTCGTGCTGGTCGAGCACAACATGAGCGTGGTGGCCGAACTGGCGAACCGGATCACCGTGCTGCAGTACGGCTCGGTGCTCGCCAGTGGCGTCTACGACGACGTGCGCCGCGACCCGCGCGTGATCGAGGCCTACCTGGGCGACGAGGCGCACGCATGA
- a CDS encoding 1-acyl-sn-glycerol-3-phosphate acyltransferase, translating into MSPLWPGRKHTLTSRLALGTMRLLGWTPVLAPPPGPKFVAAVAPHTSNADFWPGILLSLAMRLPMHFLAKRELFAPPLGFLMRALGGLPVDRQRAGGNFVDAVVAIINREPELVLAVAPEGTRGRGEYWKTGFYYMALDAGVPIGVTAFDWGRRRFGMIGYVQPSGDIDADFAQIRALLQGVRGRTPGQETPAYPRPLQAGGPSRS; encoded by the coding sequence ATGTCTCCTCTGTGGCCCGGCCGCAAGCACACCCTGACCTCACGCCTGGCGCTGGGCACCATGCGCCTGCTCGGCTGGACGCCCGTGCTCGCTCCCCCGCCGGGGCCGAAGTTCGTCGCGGCGGTCGCGCCCCACACCAGCAACGCGGACTTCTGGCCCGGCATCCTGCTGTCGCTGGCGATGCGGCTGCCCATGCATTTCCTCGCCAAGCGCGAGCTGTTCGCGCCGCCGCTGGGGTTCCTGATGCGCGCCCTGGGGGGCCTGCCGGTCGACCGGCAACGGGCCGGCGGGAATTTCGTGGACGCGGTCGTGGCGATCATCAACCGAGAACCCGAACTCGTGCTGGCCGTGGCGCCGGAGGGCACCCGGGGGCGCGGGGAGTACTGGAAGACCGGCTTCTACTACATGGCGCTCGACGCCGGCGTGCCCATCGGCGTCACGGCCTTCGACTGGGGGCGGCGGCGCTTCGGCATGATCGGCTACGTGCAGCCCAGCGGCGACATCGACGCCGATTTCGCGCAGATCCGCGCGCTGCTCCAGGGGGTGCGCGGCCGCACGCCCGGCCAGGAAACGCCCGCGTACCCGCGCCCCCTCCAGGCCGGCGGCCCCAGCCGGAGTTGA
- a CDS encoding DUF4384 domain-containing protein — protein MKKILALSVLSTALAAPANAAPTISAQSIIVNPLPSTVSVRVWTDRDSSGAATPDYAPGEKIRLYTSVSQDAYVYLFNVDPNGQVDLILPNRYQSGANFLKAGAVKVFPAAGDAFTFDIAAPYGVNKVLALASKTQLNLSEIATFKSQQNSFASVNVQGQGELAQALSIVVTPVPQNSWDSATAFYRVANRVANAPGQAAPLQTAPMQTQPVRAQPLAVQPAPQTAQALSIAVSPAAPLPWGNAREWKTSVDNRSDLRAIHDEYAARLKASGYSLTKTDTKNNEIKSEFRRSGGGKAELSVKRKGGRVEIKVERD, from the coding sequence ATGAAGAAGATCCTTGCCCTCAGCGTCCTCAGCACCGCCCTGGCCGCTCCGGCGAACGCCGCGCCGACCATCAGCGCGCAGAGCATCATCGTGAATCCGCTGCCCAGCACCGTGAGCGTGCGGGTCTGGACAGACCGCGACTCCAGCGGCGCGGCCACCCCCGACTACGCCCCCGGCGAGAAGATCCGCCTGTACACCTCCGTGTCCCAGGACGCCTACGTGTACCTGTTCAACGTCGATCCGAACGGTCAGGTCGATCTGATCCTGCCCAACCGCTATCAGAGCGGCGCCAACTTCCTGAAGGCCGGCGCCGTCAAGGTCTTCCCGGCGGCCGGCGACGCCTTTACCTTCGATATCGCCGCGCCCTACGGCGTGAACAAGGTACTCGCGCTGGCCAGCAAGACCCAGCTCAACCTGAGCGAGATCGCCACCTTCAAAAGCCAGCAGAACTCCTTCGCCTCCGTGAACGTGCAGGGGCAGGGTGAGCTGGCACAGGCCCTGAGCATCGTGGTGACCCCGGTGCCGCAGAACAGCTGGGACAGCGCGACCGCCTTCTACCGCGTGGCGAACCGCGTCGCCAACGCCCCAGGGCAGGCCGCTCCGCTGCAGACTGCGCCCATGCAGACCCAGCCCGTGCGGGCCCAGCCGCTGGCCGTCCAGCCGGCTCCCCAGACCGCCCAGGCCCTCTCGATCGCGGTGAGCCCGGCCGCTCCTCTCCCCTGGGGCAACGCCCGCGAGTGGAAGACGTCGGTGGACAACCGCAGCGATCTGCGCGCGATCCACGACGAGTACGCGGCCCGCCTGAAGGCCAGCGGCTACAGCCTGACCAAGACCGACACCAAGAACAACGAGATCAAGAGTGAATTCCGCAGGTCGGGCGGCGGCAAGGCCGAGCTGAGCGTCAAGCGTAAGGGCGGCCGCGTCGAGATCAAGGTCGAGCGCGACTGA
- a CDS encoding sensor histidine kinase has protein sequence MRGVPPALAWREALLAALPALLTIALLSLATQPAYRALINGNNGARLYAFQGLVQDVQSYQIASLSPEISPRKRLEFHDRALSSARTPTQFTGLAEIESYGEARLAQVAHYLEQDTPESRAAASLEAIRLGRQADEQAKAVIRRYVGALTQLRRTLLGTALVTGLMSMLLIARALLMWRAERERRSRREARQREALHLASHELRRPLQSLLLASDLLRHADTPERRQHLLGLIEDSAAQLASRADLTRLNDLYLDVTLRVSSTDLRPLLRRLASARVQVEVPSQPVTWLVDPDRLLQIVENLVENALKYTDGLVEVRLQEVGGAPEISVRDRGPGLSESQLETVFLPYERGPRGLRGGQGLGLPLVRRYARAHGGDVSLAPAPGGGLIATVRLGEPASSLTEPRRPTLFE, from the coding sequence ATGCGTGGAGTGCCGCCCGCGCTGGCCTGGCGTGAGGCGCTGCTGGCCGCGCTGCCTGCGCTGCTGACGATTGCCCTGTTGTCGCTGGCAACCCAGCCGGCCTACCGGGCGCTCATCAACGGCAACAATGGGGCACGCCTCTACGCTTTCCAGGGGCTGGTGCAGGATGTCCAGTCGTATCAGATCGCCAGCCTGAGTCCAGAGATCAGCCCACGAAAACGGCTGGAGTTTCATGACCGCGCCCTCTCCAGTGCCAGAACCCCAACACAGTTCACGGGCCTGGCCGAGATCGAGAGCTACGGAGAGGCCCGGCTCGCACAGGTGGCGCACTACCTGGAGCAGGATACGCCCGAGTCGCGGGCGGCCGCCTCCCTGGAAGCCATCCGCCTGGGCCGGCAGGCCGATGAGCAGGCCAAGGCCGTGATCCGCCGGTATGTCGGCGCCCTGACCCAGCTTCGGCGGACACTGCTGGGCACGGCGCTGGTGACCGGGCTGATGAGTATGCTGCTGATCGCCCGGGCCCTGCTGATGTGGCGGGCCGAGCGCGAACGCCGCTCGCGCCGCGAGGCCCGGCAGCGCGAGGCGCTGCATCTGGCCAGCCACGAGCTGCGCCGGCCGCTGCAGTCGCTCCTGCTGGCCAGCGACCTGCTGCGGCACGCCGACACGCCCGAACGCCGCCAGCACCTGCTGGGCCTGATCGAGGACAGCGCCGCCCAGCTCGCCAGCCGCGCCGACCTGACCCGCCTGAACGACCTCTACCTGGACGTGACCCTGCGCGTCTCTTCCACGGATCTGCGGCCCCTGCTGAGGCGGCTGGCGAGCGCCCGCGTGCAGGTGGAGGTGCCCTCACAGCCGGTCACCTGGCTGGTCGATCCCGACCGCCTGCTGCAGATCGTGGAAAATCTGGTCGAGAACGCCCTGAAGTACACCGACGGCCTGGTCGAGGTTCGGCTGCAGGAGGTCGGCGGCGCCCCGGAGATCAGCGTGCGCGACCGCGGGCCGGGGCTCAGCGAGAGCCAGCTGGAGACCGTCTTCCTGCCCTACGAACGGGGCCCGCGCGGCCTGCGGGGGGGCCAGGGCCTGGGCCTGCCGCTGGTGCGCCGCTACGCCCGCGCGCACGGCGGCGACGTGAGCCTCGCGCCGGCGCCGGGGGGCGGCCTGATCGCCACGGTGCGCCTGGGCGAGCCTGCCTCCAGCCTGACCGAGCCCCGCCGTCCCACCCTGTTCGAGTAG
- a CDS encoding CAP domain-containing protein, producing the protein MTPAGRDLPTPRTPSRRLRRAGLGLSLAALLAALPDTLQDSGRALAQSAGVPFQIGYSASSELRAPLLVTFHATMPADYRVEWTFGDGGAASGPQVRNTYYRAGSYTMQARLLDSGGRVVSRAEAKIDVKSGGPERGALTILLGQGQVRLSAVDSVLYTPAAPRLLLDGQEVGERPVSLNHGTHQATALVTLQDGRQQERRITFTAAPFSGSVPFESEVLRLTNRARARGWNCATLREGGASLPPLSQSAALDAAALAQSAGMALGGYFDHVSGLDGSTPLRRVLAAGLKPRAVAENIAAGQETPAEVVDGWLRSPGHCKNIMSDFGLIGLSFVNRPGTPYGRYWTQVFARL; encoded by the coding sequence GTGACGCCCGCTGGCCGCGACTTGCCCACCCCCCGCACCCCCTCCCGCCGGCTGCGCCGCGCCGGACTGGGCCTGAGCCTGGCCGCCCTGCTGGCCGCTCTCCCCGACACGCTGCAGGATTCCGGCCGGGCCCTGGCGCAGAGCGCCGGGGTGCCCTTCCAGATCGGTTACAGCGCCAGCTCCGAACTGAGGGCGCCGCTGCTGGTCACCTTCCACGCCACCATGCCCGCCGACTACCGGGTGGAATGGACGTTCGGAGACGGCGGGGCGGCCTCCGGGCCGCAGGTCAGGAATACGTACTACCGCGCCGGGTCGTACACCATGCAGGCCCGGCTGCTGGATTCGGGCGGCCGCGTGGTCAGCCGGGCCGAGGCCAAGATCGACGTGAAATCCGGCGGCCCGGAGCGCGGCGCCCTGACCATCCTGCTGGGCCAGGGGCAGGTGCGGCTCAGCGCGGTCGACAGCGTGCTGTACACCCCGGCCGCGCCCAGGCTGCTGCTCGACGGCCAGGAGGTCGGGGAGCGGCCCGTCAGCCTGAACCACGGCACCCACCAGGCCACCGCCCTGGTCACGCTGCAGGATGGCCGCCAGCAGGAACGCCGGATCACCTTCACGGCCGCGCCCTTCAGCGGCTCCGTGCCCTTCGAGAGCGAGGTGCTGCGCCTGACCAACCGGGCCCGCGCGCGCGGCTGGAACTGCGCCACCCTGCGCGAAGGCGGGGCCAGCCTGCCGCCCCTGTCGCAGAGCGCGGCCCTGGACGCGGCCGCCCTGGCACAGTCGGCGGGCATGGCGCTGGGCGGCTATTTCGACCACGTCAGCGGTCTGGACGGCAGCACCCCGCTGCGCCGCGTCCTGGCCGCCGGCCTCAAGCCCCGCGCCGTGGCCGAGAACATCGCGGCCGGCCAGGAAACGCCCGCCGAGGTCGTGGACGGCTGGCTCCGCAGCCCCGGCCACTGCAAGAACATCATGTCCGACTTCGGCCTGATCGGCCTCTCCTTTGTGAACCGCCCCGGCACCCCCTACGGACGCTACTGGACCCAGGTCTTCGCCCGGCTCTGA
- a CDS encoding RNA polymerase sigma factor: MSAPTDPPADALAPERLERLLAGEESAWYDFVQEYEGRMYGYLYRLEGNSEDALDLTQEVFYRAWRSIRTFRSGERVLPWLYQVARNTQIESHRRKQLQRFSLEEAREDVGFEVTSVARSPVQAAESADAQDRVQRALLKLPAEYREAVVLRFVEDLPYEEIAQIQGVAVGTAKSRVFRAKEQLAELLADVADVN; this comes from the coding sequence GTGAGCGCCCCTACCGATCCCCCAGCCGACGCGCTCGCTCCAGAGCGGCTCGAGCGGCTTCTGGCCGGCGAGGAAAGCGCCTGGTACGACTTCGTGCAGGAATACGAGGGCCGCATGTACGGCTACCTCTACCGCCTGGAAGGCAACAGCGAGGACGCACTCGACCTGACCCAGGAGGTCTTCTACCGGGCCTGGCGCAGCATCCGCACCTTCCGCTCCGGCGAACGCGTGCTGCCCTGGCTCTATCAGGTGGCGCGCAACACGCAGATCGAATCCCACCGCCGCAAGCAGCTCCAGCGCTTCAGCCTGGAGGAGGCGCGCGAGGACGTGGGCTTCGAGGTCACCAGCGTGGCCCGCTCGCCCGTGCAGGCCGCCGAGAGCGCCGACGCCCAAGACCGCGTGCAGCGCGCCCTGCTGAAGCTTCCCGCCGAGTACCGCGAGGCCGTGGTGCTACGCTTCGTCGAGGATCTGCCCTACGAGGAAATCGCGCAGATTCAGGGCGTGGCGGTCGGCACGGCCAAAAGCCGCGTGTTCCGCGCCAAGGAGCAGCTGGCCGAACTGCTCGCGGACGTGGCCGACGTGAACTGA
- a CDS encoding FUN14 domain-containing protein, translated as MTTLPTPPSIPVLSAQALPTEAATQAAQTQLAQSQVAQTQLAQSGSLLDALRPALPDLSVGALLGFATGVALRHVGRVVLIVVGVLFITLQLLAYFDLITVNWLRLQALTEPWLRQGSEQGATWFRRVLTANLPFAGAYTAGLLVGLRARV; from the coding sequence ATGACCACGCTGCCCACCCCACCTTCCATCCCCGTCCTGTCTGCCCAGGCCCTTCCCACGGAGGCCGCGACTCAGGCGGCCCAGACCCAGCTGGCCCAGTCTCAGGTGGCCCAGACCCAGTTGGCCCAGTCCGGCAGTCTGCTCGACGCCCTGCGCCCGGCGCTGCCCGATCTCAGTGTGGGCGCGCTCCTAGGCTTCGCCACCGGCGTGGCCCTGCGGCACGTCGGGCGGGTGGTGCTGATCGTGGTGGGCGTACTGTTCATCACCCTGCAGCTGCTCGCCTACTTCGACCTGATCACCGTCAACTGGCTGCGGCTGCAGGCCCTGACCGAACCCTGGCTGCGGCAGGGCAGCGAGCAGGGCGCGACTTGGTTCCGGCGCGTCCTGACCGCCAACCTGCCCTTCGCCGGGGCCTACACGGCGGGGCTGCTCGTGGGCCTCCGGGCCCGGGTCTAG
- a CDS encoding flavin reductase family protein translates to MTDAQPASGGLTPFEFRQTLGRFASGVTVVTATDGQERRGMTANAFVSVSLEPPLILVSVDARAHMHALLAEERVTHFGVNVLSTAQRPLSEHFAGKPDPGQLVPWFDHEGLPLIGGSVAQLVCRKHQVIPAGDHTLYLGFVEYSRYTDDDPLLYFRGQYHELG, encoded by the coding sequence ATGACTGACGCCCAGCCCGCCTCAGGGGGCCTCACACCCTTCGAATTCCGCCAGACGCTGGGCCGCTTCGCCAGTGGCGTCACCGTGGTCACGGCCACCGACGGCCAGGAGCGCCGGGGCATGACCGCCAACGCCTTCGTGTCGGTCAGCCTGGAGCCGCCGCTGATCCTGGTGAGCGTGGACGCCCGCGCCCACATGCACGCCCTGCTGGCCGAGGAGCGCGTGACCCACTTCGGCGTGAACGTGCTGAGCACCGCGCAGCGCCCCCTGAGCGAGCACTTCGCCGGAAAGCCCGACCCAGGCCAGCTCGTGCCCTGGTTCGACCACGAGGGCCTGCCCCTGATCGGCGGCTCGGTGGCGCAACTGGTGTGCCGCAAGCATCAGGTCATCCCGGCCGGCGACCATACGCTGTATCTGGGCTTCGTGGAATACAGCCGCTACACCGACGATGATCCGTTGCTGTACTTCCGTGGGCAGTATCACGAGCTGGGGTAG
- a CDS encoding metallophosphoesterase family protein, translated as MIRLAILADLHANLAATLAVHADARRRGVDDLWVLGDLVGKGPRPKEVLEWTQAHASHVIQGNWDARVAGATNRPQDLWPRSKLSPAQLSYLGALPYGIEEQFSGAWWRFVHASSRGLFHRLYPHSSLADQISAFEPSPAYGLTQHADALVYADMHEALLLDVEGRPLINCGSVGNPLDSTLPCYLILEFDPHSPSHSATFVRLTYDRDEEISAAENSGMPFIKEYVTELLTGAFQKRRARTGE; from the coding sequence ATGATTCGTCTCGCCATCCTCGCGGACCTGCACGCCAATCTGGCGGCAACGCTCGCGGTTCACGCGGACGCCCGGCGGCGCGGAGTGGACGACCTGTGGGTGCTGGGCGATCTGGTCGGCAAAGGCCCGCGCCCGAAAGAGGTGCTGGAGTGGACTCAGGCCCACGCCTCGCACGTGATCCAGGGCAACTGGGACGCACGGGTGGCCGGCGCCACCAATCGCCCGCAGGATCTCTGGCCGCGCAGCAAACTGAGCCCGGCCCAGCTGAGTTACCTGGGCGCGCTGCCCTACGGCATCGAGGAGCAGTTCTCCGGCGCGTGGTGGCGCTTCGTGCACGCCAGTTCGCGCGGGCTCTTCCACCGCCTGTATCCACACTCCAGTCTGGCCGACCAGATCAGCGCCTTCGAGCCCAGCCCCGCCTACGGCCTGACCCAGCACGCCGACGCCCTGGTCTACGCCGACATGCACGAGGCGCTGCTGCTGGATGTCGAGGGCCGGCCGCTGATCAACTGCGGCTCCGTGGGCAACCCGCTCGATTCCACGCTGCCCTGCTACCTGATCCTGGAATTCGACCCCCACAGCCCCAGTCACTCGGCCACCTTCGTGCGCCTGACCTACGACCGCGACGAGGAAATCAGCGCCGCCGAGAACAGTGGGATGCCCTTTATCAAGGAATACGTGACCGAGTTGTTAACCGGCGCGTTTCAGAAGAGAAGGGCTCGGACGGGGGAATAG